Genomic DNA from Paenibacillus borealis:
AAATACACGCCGATCGTATTCACAATCACCATCTGGGCGATGACATAGACCGATGCCTTGTCCAGGCCCAGCTGGCCGAAGGCCAGCAGCACCAGCGGCAGACCGTAATTGACGCTGTTCGTGAAGGTGGAGATGAGCGTCAGGCCGGCGGCTTCCGGCGGAGCCAGCTTCAGGATTTTGCCGATCAGGGTAGCCAACCCCCATAAGAGAAACAGATTCAGCAGCGAGAATGCGAGCGTCTTATAGACATCATCGAAGGAGATTTCCGCCGTAGCGAGCGTATCCAGAATAATCGCCGGACTGAGAAAATACAGGTACAGCGTCAGCAGGGGCTTCGTGTCGAGATTCTTATAACGTCCGAGCAGCGCCCCGGCGGCCACCGGAATGGACAGCGGCACAATAACCTCTACAAGTGTCGATAGCACAGTCTGAATCACAAGCCAGGACCCCTCTGTTCTTTAGTTACTCCTACTATAACCTTTGGGGTAAGGAACGTCTAAGACCCAGAATCAATATCCTTAATAGAAACTGCCTATGGTCCCCGCTCCGACTCATTTATTTAATTATCAGCCATAACTTCCCTAAGGATAGTATTGTGCTATGATAGGTGACAATCGTTATTTCCACAGGAGGCTGACTTAGCATGGACATTCTGGAACCTCTTACACTGACCCGTGGCACCCCCGGCGAACCTTGCCCTATTGCCAAAACCCTGGAACTGATTGGAAGTAAATGGACATTCCTGATTATCCGCGATCTGCTGATTGGGGGCACCTTGCGCTTCAGCGATTTGCTCCGTTCACTTGAAGGGATCAGTCCGAAGACCCTCGCGCTGCGGCTCAGGGAACTGGAATCTCATGACATCCTGGAACGTACTGTGTACCCTGAAGTCCCGCCACGGGTGGAATATACGCTGACGGAGAAGGGACTCAAGCTGGAGGGTATTTTTATTGAACTCAAAAGGTACGGGCTCGCGCTCTAAAAATATCTTTAGGCTCCAGCCGCCCTCTATAAGAAACTATCCTTCCGGTAACTATATGTCAGCAATGTAACTACTTCCCTAAGGGAAGTTTATAGAGCTATACTCTCCTCACAGAGCTTCAACAAGATACTTTCGAGGAGGAAATTATATGTTAGCCGGACAGAAGATCGTTATTATCGGAGGGAGTTCAGGAATTGGCCTTGAAACGGCAAAACTTGCTGCTGCCGAAGGCGCTGAGATCATCATCGCCAGCCGTTCCGCTCATAAGCTGGAGCAGGCGAGAGCGAAGCTCGGTACTGAGGCTAAGGTGAGCACCTATACGCTGGATATCACAGATGAGGCTCAGATGCAGGCGTTCTTCGCAGAGCTGGATGACATTGATCATCTGGTCGTGACTGCGGCCGAGACCAGCGGAGGCGCTTTCCTGTCTACAGCAACAAGCGCCGCCCGTCAGCTGATGGATAATAAATTCTGGGGCCAGTATTATGCCGCCAAATATGCTGCCCCGAAGCTTCGTCCTGCCGGATCGGTCACGCTGTTCTCCGGGATCGTTGCCTTCAAATCCATGACCGGCTCCTCCATGCTGGGTGTGGTCAATGCCGCCGTCACCAATCTGGCCCGGACGCTGGCTCTTGAGCTGGCTCCGCTGCGGGTAAATGCCGTCTCGCCAGGCATCATCGACACTCCTTCCCGCGCCGGGATGGCGGAAGAGGCGCGGACCAGCTTCTATAGCGGCTTAGCTGCCAAACTGCCGGCACAGCGCGTAGGAACCGCTGCGGATGTCGCCCAGGGAGTACTTTATCTCATGCATAACAGCTTCGTCACCGGCACAGTACTCCATATAGAAGGGGGCCACAGCCTTATCTAAGCCACTGCAAGTGGAAACGTGAAATAGTAGCATATAAATTCTTATCTTTAAACAAAAAATCCTGTACCCTTATTAAAGCAGGGTACAGGATCTAAGAATTACAGCATTTTAATCTCAAGCAGCTCATATTTGATGACGCCCATCGGGGCATTGACGCTGATAATGTCGCCCACTTTTTTGCCGATCAGCTCTTTGCCGAGCGGACTTTCGTAAGAAATCTTGTTGTCCAGCACATCTGCCTCTGCGGGACCTACCACTCTATATTCAATCTTTTCGGAGTATTCCACATCATTCAGAATGACGATGCAGCCTACGCTGACTGTGCTCAGATCCATATTGCTGGAATCTACAATCTGCGCCTTGATCAGCATCTTCTCCAGAATCATGATCCGTGTCTCCATGAAGGATTGATCTTCCTTCGCGGAGTGGTATTCGCTGTTCTCTTTCAAATCGCCGTAGCTGATCGCCAGCTTAAGCCGGGCTGCAAGCTCCTTGCGCCCTGCTCCCTTAAGTTCTCTCAGTTCATCCTCGAGCTTGGCTAACCCTTCTTTCGTCAAAAACACTTCGTCATTGTTGGACATGTTTACAACTCCTATTTGTGCCTGCTTTACTGTATTCTACCCCATTTCAGGCGGAGTTGTAAAAAGAATGGGCTGCAGCATCCATAAGCTTAGCTGTTCGCCTTCTGCTTCCCGGTCCCGGCCTGCAACACAGCTGCTGCTGCAGCTTTGCCATTTCCGCCTCTCAGCAGAAAGGTCAGCGGAATCGCCAGCAGGCCAACCACCGTAGCGATCAGAAAAATATCCTGTACGCCCAGGGTCATTCCCTGCGCCTTGATCAGCGCACCTGCCGCAGAAGCTCCGCCGCTGAGTTCCTTCTGATGGGCCAGCGATCTGGAAGCGAGCAAGGAGCTGAACACTGCAATGGACAACGCGCCTGTAGCCTGACGTACCCAGTTCGTTACGGAAGAAGCATGCCCTGTAATCTGCTTGGGTACAGCTGACATCCCGGCATTCGTCACCGGCATGAAGGCCAGGGCAATGCCGACATTGCGCAGAGCCATTAATAAGGCTACACGGGTATGCGTAACGGCCAGCGTAAGATGGCTAAGCTCCCAGGTTGAAGCGCTCAGCAGCAGAATGCCGCTGAGAATAAGCCAGAACGGACCAATCCGCGAATACAGCTTGCCGACAACCGGCGACATCACAGCCATCACGATCGAGCCGGGCAGCAGCACCAGCGCTGTCTTCAGCGGTGTGGACTGCTGGATATCCTGCAGGAAGACCGGAATCAGGAAGGTCCCGGAATATAAGGCAATGGTAATGATACAGTTAATAATCAGACTGTAGGTGAACCGGTTCTGCTTGAATACCTTGAGGTTCAGCAGCGGCTCCTGCAGTGACAGCTCCCGGCGGATGAAGTAGGTTAAGGCCGCTGCACCAATCAGCAGCAGGGATAAGGTCTTCCAGGAGGTCCAGCCCCAGGCATTCCCCTTATTGAAGGCCAGAATAATAAAGGCGCTGCTCAGAATCACGGTTGAAAATCCCGGCAGATCGAAGCTTCTGCTGCTGGCGGTTTGACGCTGGAACGGCAGGCATTTCAGTGCTACCACAATCGCGATGATGCCGATCGGCAGATTGATCATGAACAGCGATTTCCAGCCGAAGTACCCGGTGAGCCAGCCGCCGAGCGTTGGCCCGAAGGCCGGAGCCAGCATCGAGGACAGGCTCCAGAGACTCATGGCGAAAGCCTGCTTCTCCTTTTCGATAAACTGATAAATCATCGTCATCGTCGTCGGGATAATCAGCCCGCCGAATATTCCCTGCACAATCCGGAAGATAATCAGGGAATGAATGCTCCAGGCAATCGTACACAGTCCCGAGAATAAAGTGAAACCCGACAGGGCAAACACATAGAGATATTTATAGCTCCACTTGTCGCCGAAGTACCCTACGACCGGAGCAATTACGCCGGTAGCCAGCAGATAACCCGTAATCATCCATTGCACGGTGCTGATCTCTGCATGGAAGTCTTTCAGAAAGACCGGGAACGCCACGTTAATCGTTGTCGTACTGAGAATGGCCATGAAATTACCGAAAAAGATGGCCAGAATAATAAGCCAGAATGATGAATTTTTTGCCGTCTGAGTACTCAAATATGCTCTCTCCTCTGCACTGCCACCACTAAGAAACATTAGGTTTCACCCCAATGTAGGTGTATGATACAATCACTTTAATATATGTGTATTATACAACTATATGTTTTAAAGTCAATGTGACTTATTTCATTTTTGTTTCATAATTCTTTCATAAATAACCGTCAGCTTTCGCTTAGGGCTGTATTTTCACTTATAATATGGAGACACATAAGGGTAGACCTTAAGAATTACTCAATCATAAAGGACGGATACTAACTATGGCTGAAGAACAGACTGATAAGAACCTCGAAACCCTGAACCATGAGCTGATTACGCTAATCCGCCTCGGTTCGCTGGATAAAAAGCATGGCGGACTGGACCGCTCCTCCTACACCCTGCTCCACCATCTGTCGAACCACGATAAGGTAGGCGTTAAAGCGCTCGCCGAAGAATTCGGCCTCGATACCTCTACCATCAGCAGGCAGACGAGCGTTCTTGAGGCGAAGGATTATGTGGTAAAGGTGCCTGATCCGCAGGATGGAAGATCGAGCTATTTTCAGATTACCGCGCTGGGTGCGCAGACGTTTGCCGAGGCCCGGGACATCCGGCTGCAGCGCTATGAGCAGATTTTTGAAGACTGGTCTCCCGGGGATTGCCAGACCTTCAGCGGACTGCTGGCCCGGCTCAACCGTAAACTGCAGCAAAAGCCAGACTAAGGATTGACGAATAATGACGAAACTGGTAGATTGAATTAATCATACAATTTAACTCGGAATTATATTTTAGCCAAAGGGGCTGGTCTGCATGAATTTTATCTTCTTTTCCCCGCATTTCCCTAAGAACAGCGCTGATTTCTGTACCCAGCTGCAGCAGCAGGGGGCGACGGTGCTCGGGATTGGCGATGCCGAATATGACCAGCTGGAGGACAAGCTGACGTCGGCACTGACAGAGTATTATAAGGTAAGTAATCTGGAGAACTACGAGGAGATCCTGCGGGCCGTCGGCTTTTTCACCTATAAATACGGTAAGATTGACCGCTTCGAGTCGCTGAACGAATACTGGCTGGAGCAGGATGCCGCCATCCGGACGGATTTCAACATTTACGGCACCAAGTCCGATTTCGTCTCCAACCTGAAGCAGAAATCCAAGATGAAAGAGTTCTTCCATAAAAGCGGTGTAAGCACCGTACAGTTCTCCACCGGGACTACGCGCGAAAGCGTGGAGAGCTTCATCCAAAGCGCCGGCTTCCCGCTGGTGGTTAAGCCCGATCTCGGCTCCGGTGCCAGCAATACTTACAAGATCAATAATGAAGAGGAGCTGCAGCACTTTTTTGACACTAAGCCGGAGGATGTAGCCTTTATTATTGAGGAATTCATTGATGGAGTCATCCTCACCTATGACGGGCTGGTCGATATTGACGGCAATGTGCGGTTCGCGGTCAGCCACCTGTTCGAGAATAGTGTCATGGAGGTCGTTAACACAGATAACCACCTCTACTATTTCTGTCTGAGAGATATCAGCCCCGAGGTAGAAGAGGCCGGGAAGAATATTCTGAAGGCTTTTGACATCCGGGAACGGTTCTTCCATATCGAGCTGTTCAAATCGCACAAGGATGGCCGGATCATAGCCCTGGAAGTAAATATGCGGCCGCCGGGCGCCTGGATGACCGATGCCATTAACTTCGCATACGATGTGGATGTCTATAAAGAATGGGCCAGCATGATCGTACACAATGAGGTCGGCGGTCCATACGAAGGCAAATACTACACTGGCTATGCCAGCCGCAAGAATCATAAGCATTACGCTCACAGCCACGAGGACATCTACCGCACATTCGGCGGGCAGATTGTGAACTATGCCGAGATCGAAGAGGTATTCAGCCGAGCGATGGGTAACAGTGCTTATCAGTTCCGTTCTCCCGAGCTTTCGGAGGTTAGGGACATCAGAGGTTATATTCACCAAGAAGAGGGATAGGATGTGTTAACGGATGAGGATAAGCTACCATAAGGAGTACAGCCACAACCTGGGCAGAGATATGGAATATAAAATATACGGCCACGCCGGCAAACCGATGCTCGTCTTCCCCACGTCGCTTGGACGCTTTTATCAATATGAGGATTCGGGCATGATTGACACGCTCTCCTCCTTCATTGAAGCGGGCAAGCTGCAGATATGGACCTGCGACAGTATTGATGAAGAGACCTTCTTCTCCACTCACTGGAATAACGAGGACCGGGTGCACCGTCATGAGCAGTATGATAAATATATCGCACATGAGCTGATTCCCGGCCTCCTCCACCAGAGCAAGCAGAACAACGGCGGGACCGATCAGCGCATTCTGATCTCAGGCTGCTCTATGGGCGCTTATTACAGTGCCAGCTTCTTTTTCCGTTATCCGCAATATTTCGATACCCTAATCGCCCTGAGCGGCGTCTATTCCACCTATTATTTCTTCGGCGACTATATGAGTGAGAATATCTATCTGAATTCACCGCTGCATTACCTGCCGGGACTGACGGATGATTACTATCTTAACCAGTACCGTAACAGCAATATCATCGTCTGCGTGGGACAAGGCGCGTATGAGGATGAGATGCTTCACGAGACCCGCCTGCTTCAGGATGTGCTTGGACGCAAGGGAATTCCCGCACGGATCGACTACTGGGGACATGATGCCGGTCATGACTGGCCATGGTGGAACAAGCAGATTCATTATTATGTGGAAGGCTGCTTATAGAGCTTCATTATGAAAATAGCGCAAAAAAAAAGGGAACTGCTTAACTCAGCAGTTCCCTTCCAGCATTTACAGCTCTTTCTTATTCAGGCAAATGCTCTGAACAGAATAGAACCAGCGCTGCTTCCTCGTCTTCTTCCATATCGAAATCGAGAACCTTGCCTGACGATGTTTCCTGCAGATCGTAGCTGACAATGCTTGTCTGCTCTTCTTCCACTTTCACAATTACGCGGGCCGAAACACCGTTCTCTACGTATAGTTCATCATCTTCCGGCACATCCAGGTTAATGACGAACTCATATCGCTTGCCGCTTAGTATTCCAAAAGGATCTCTTACGTTCTCCACGGTGTAGCTTGTAAATGTCAACACGTCGCATTCCTCATTTCTCAAATCACTGCCAGATTATTGTATCACAAGTCGAAACGGCTTGCTGTCCTTTCAAAAAGAACGGTGCGAAGTGAACCCGTCACCCGCACCGTTCTTATGATAACTATCTGCAGCTAAATCTATCCGGTAACTGCGCTGCTTGCACCCTCTGCTTGGCCTTTGGTCTTCTTGATCTGCTTACTGCGCAGCTGTCCGCAGGCCGCATCAATATCGACTCCATGCTCCAGACGGGTACTGACGCTGACTCCCTGTTTCTTCAGTGTGTCGAAGAACGCGCGTACCGACTCCCGCTCGCTCCGCTGGTACTGGCTGTGCTCATCCACCGGATTATACGGAATCAGATTCACATTCGCCAGCTGGCGCCGGTCTCCGATTAACTCGGCCAGCTCCAAGGCGTGCTCCTCGCGGTCATTGATATCCTTCAGCAGGATATACTCCAGGGTAATTCTCCGGTTGGTCTTCTCCAGGTAGTAATCAATCGCAGGCATTAATTTCTCTATAGGAATGGCACGGTTAATCTTCATGATCTGTGTCCGCAGCTCATTATTCGGCGCATGCAGGGAGATCGCCAGGTTGACCTGCATATTCGCGTCGGCGAATTCCCTGATCTTGTCAGCCAGACCGCTGGTGGATACCGTAATGCCTTTGCCGGCAATCGCCAGGCCCTTATGATCCTTGATCGTAACCAGGAAGTTCAGCAGGTGCCGGAAATTATCGAACGGCTCGCCGATGCCCATTACAACTACATGACTGACCCTTTGCCCGAGGCCGGCCTGATCCAGGTAATGCTGGACCTTCATTATCTGCTCGACAATCTCACCGCTGGTGAGATCGCGGCTCTTCGCCAGCAGGCCGCTCGCACAGAAGCTGCAGCCGATATTGCAGCCGACCTGAGTGGTGACGCAGACGGATAATCCGTATTTCTGCCGCATCAGCACCGTTTCAATCAGGTTGCCGTCCTGCAGGCGGAACAGGAATTTGACGGTGCCGTCAGCCGACTCCTGCTTCACATGCTCTTCCATGGTCTGAAAGACATAATGCTCTTCCAGCAGCTGCACACAATCGGGGTTCATCCCCGTCATTTCTGCAAAGCTGGTAACCCGCTTGCGGTATAGCCATTCCCAGACAGCGGATGCACGGGATTTCTTGTGCCCATGCTCCAGCAGCCAGGCTGTCAACTGTTCCAAAGTCAATCCATAAATGGATTCTTTATTCATTTCATATCCTCTTTTCAAAACTTTAAAGTTCAATCAATCTATTCTACCTTGCGGGGACATTAGCAACAACAATAACTTATTGTCTCAAATTTTGTTTATTAAAACAAGAGGAAACACTGCGGA
This window encodes:
- a CDS encoding ATP-grasp domain-containing protein translates to MNFIFFSPHFPKNSADFCTQLQQQGATVLGIGDAEYDQLEDKLTSALTEYYKVSNLENYEEILRAVGFFTYKYGKIDRFESLNEYWLEQDAAIRTDFNIYGTKSDFVSNLKQKSKMKEFFHKSGVSTVQFSTGTTRESVESFIQSAGFPLVVKPDLGSGASNTYKINNEEELQHFFDTKPEDVAFIIEEFIDGVILTYDGLVDIDGNVRFAVSHLFENSVMEVVNTDNHLYYFCLRDISPEVEEAGKNILKAFDIRERFFHIELFKSHKDGRIIALEVNMRPPGAWMTDAINFAYDVDVYKEWASMIVHNEVGGPYEGKYYTGYASRKNHKHYAHSHEDIYRTFGGQIVNYAEIEEVFSRAMGNSAYQFRSPELSEVRDIRGYIHQEEG
- a CDS encoding DUF6509 family protein, with amino-acid sequence MLTFTSYTVENVRDPFGILSGKRYEFVINLDVPEDDELYVENGVSARVIVKVEEEQTSIVSYDLQETSSGKVLDFDMEEDEEAALVLFCSEHLPE
- a CDS encoding esterase family protein; its protein translation is MRISYHKEYSHNLGRDMEYKIYGHAGKPMLVFPTSLGRFYQYEDSGMIDTLSSFIEAGKLQIWTCDSIDEETFFSTHWNNEDRVHRHEQYDKYIAHELIPGLLHQSKQNNGGTDQRILISGCSMGAYYSASFFFRYPQYFDTLIALSGVYSTYYFFGDYMSENIYLNSPLHYLPGLTDDYYLNQYRNSNIIVCVGQGAYEDEMLHETRLLQDVLGRKGIPARIDYWGHDAGHDWPWWNKQIHYYVEGCL
- the rlmN gene encoding 23S rRNA (adenine(2503)-C(2))-methyltransferase RlmN, coding for MNKESIYGLTLEQLTAWLLEHGHKKSRASAVWEWLYRKRVTSFAEMTGMNPDCVQLLEEHYVFQTMEEHVKQESADGTVKFLFRLQDGNLIETVLMRQKYGLSVCVTTQVGCNIGCSFCASGLLAKSRDLTSGEIVEQIMKVQHYLDQAGLGQRVSHVVVMGIGEPFDNFRHLLNFLVTIKDHKGLAIAGKGITVSTSGLADKIREFADANMQVNLAISLHAPNNELRTQIMKINRAIPIEKLMPAIDYYLEKTNRRITLEYILLKDINDREEHALELAELIGDRRQLANVNLIPYNPVDEHSQYQRSERESVRAFFDTLKKQGVSVSTRLEHGVDIDAACGQLRSKQIKKTKGQAEGASSAVTG
- the greA gene encoding transcription elongation factor GreA; translated protein: MSNNDEVFLTKEGLAKLEDELRELKGAGRKELAARLKLAISYGDLKENSEYHSAKEDQSFMETRIMILEKMLIKAQIVDSSNMDLSTVSVGCIVILNDVEYSEKIEYRVVGPAEADVLDNKISYESPLGKELIGKKVGDIISVNAPMGVIKYELLEIKML
- a CDS encoding winged helix-turn-helix transcriptional regulator — protein: MDILEPLTLTRGTPGEPCPIAKTLELIGSKWTFLIIRDLLIGGTLRFSDLLRSLEGISPKTLALRLRELESHDILERTVYPEVPPRVEYTLTEKGLKLEGIFIELKRYGLAL
- a CDS encoding SDR family oxidoreductase — its product is MLAGQKIVIIGGSSGIGLETAKLAAAEGAEIIIASRSAHKLEQARAKLGTEAKVSTYTLDITDEAQMQAFFAELDDIDHLVVTAAETSGGAFLSTATSAARQLMDNKFWGQYYAAKYAAPKLRPAGSVTLFSGIVAFKSMTGSSMLGVVNAAVTNLARTLALELAPLRVNAVSPGIIDTPSRAGMAEEARTSFYSGLAAKLPAQRVGTAADVAQGVLYLMHNSFVTGTVLHIEGGHSLI
- a CDS encoding MarR family winged helix-turn-helix transcriptional regulator, with translation MAEEQTDKNLETLNHELITLIRLGSLDKKHGGLDRSSYTLLHHLSNHDKVGVKALAEEFGLDTSTISRQTSVLEAKDYVVKVPDPQDGRSSYFQITALGAQTFAEARDIRLQRYEQIFEDWSPGDCQTFSGLLARLNRKLQQKPD
- a CDS encoding MDR family MFS transporter codes for the protein MSTQTAKNSSFWLIILAIFFGNFMAILSTTTINVAFPVFLKDFHAEISTVQWMITGYLLATGVIAPVVGYFGDKWSYKYLYVFALSGFTLFSGLCTIAWSIHSLIIFRIVQGIFGGLIIPTTMTMIYQFIEKEKQAFAMSLWSLSSMLAPAFGPTLGGWLTGYFGWKSLFMINLPIGIIAIVVALKCLPFQRQTASSRSFDLPGFSTVILSSAFIILAFNKGNAWGWTSWKTLSLLLIGAAALTYFIRRELSLQEPLLNLKVFKQNRFTYSLIINCIITIALYSGTFLIPVFLQDIQQSTPLKTALVLLPGSIVMAVMSPVVGKLYSRIGPFWLILSGILLLSASTWELSHLTLAVTHTRVALLMALRNVGIALAFMPVTNAGMSAVPKQITGHASSVTNWVRQATGALSIAVFSSLLASRSLAHQKELSGGASAAGALIKAQGMTLGVQDIFLIATVVGLLAIPLTFLLRGGNGKAAAAAVLQAGTGKQKANS